The following are encoded together in the Cicer arietinum cultivar CDC Frontier isolate Library 1 chromosome 2, Cicar.CDCFrontier_v2.0, whole genome shotgun sequence genome:
- the LOC101501873 gene encoding protein FAR1-RELATED SEQUENCE 9 isoform X1, whose amino-acid sequence MSITRQRTVGGGSHHVLDYLKRMQAENPAFFYAVQGDIDHVGGNIFWADATSRMNYSYFGDAVILDTTYKINQYRVPFASFTGFNHHGQPVLFGCALIFNESESSYIWLLRTWLHTMSGRHPVSITTDFDPIIQVAVAQVLPPTRHRFSKWSIFKENRGKLAHLCQSHPTFETEFRKCVHESETIDEFESCWHSLLERYYVMDNEWLQSMYNARQHWVPVYLRDSFFGEMSLNDGNECLNFFFDGYVNASTTLQLLVRQYENAVSTWHERELKADYETTNSSPVLKTPSPMEKQAASLYTRKIFMKFQEELVETLANPATKVDDSGTLTTYRVAKFGENQTSQIVTFNSFEMKASCSCQLFEYSGIICRHILAVFRAKNVLTLPSHYVLKRWTRNAKTGVLLDEHSSELPSSSRESTTMRYNNLRQEATKYVEEGSKSIQTYHVAMKALQEATKKVSTLKNKSTGTAEGPSIANGGRSELLTGDEDVPSYQSVGSSKVLLRGTLERDGLYKFHSIPLPKAITHSPQVLTAMHNVSMSNSSLHSDLNFSNMPCINDAATASHFQPSYSLYHLWHRRLGHPHHEVLENFLHLCNVHISNNNSTNFCSACCLSKSHRLPSTASTTIYNNPLELIFCDLRGPAPVESSRGYSYFLTIVDAYTCYTWIYSLKLKSQTLTTFFQFKSMVELQLNQKLKYVQTDGWGLSFVPLQFF is encoded by the exons ATGAGCATCACTCGACAGCGAACCGTTGGTGGCGGAAGTCATCATGTATTGGACTATCTGAAGCGCATGCAAGCAGAGAATCCTGCTTTCTTTTATGCAGTCCAGGGTGACATTGATCACGTGGGTGGGAATATATTTTGGGCTGATGCAACTTCTAGGATGAACTACTCTTATTTTGGGGATGCTGTTATATTGGACACAACCTATAAGATTAACCAGTATCGGGTACCATTTGCCTCTTTCACTGGCTTTAATCATCATGGGCAACCTGTTTTATTTGGTTGTGCATTGATTTTCAATGAATCTGAGTCCTCATATATATGGCTGCTTAGAACTTGGCTTCATACTATGTCTGGACGCCACCCTGTCTCCATTACAACAGACTTCGATCCAATCATTCAAGTTGCCGTTGCCCAAGTTCTTCCTCCAACTCGCCATCGGTTCTCTAAATGGAGCATATTCAAAGAAAACCGAGGAAAATTGGCTCATTTATGCCAATCACATCCTACTTTCGAAACTGAATTCAGGAAATGTGTTCACGAGAGTGAGACTATTGATGAATTTGAGTCTTGTTGGCACTCACTATTGGAAAGATACTATGTCATGGATAATGAATGGCTTCAGTCAATGTACAATGCGCGGCAACATTGGGTCCCTGTCTACTTGCGGGACAGTTTTTTTGGAGAGATGTCTTTAAATGATGGAAATGAATGTTTAAACTTTTTCTTTGATGGATATGTGAACGCATCCACCACTTTACAGTTGTTGGTTAGACAATATGAGAACGCCGTATCAACTTGGCATGAAAGAGAACTAAAAGCAGATTACGAAACTACCAATAGTAGCCCAGTTTTAAAAACACCATCTCCTATGGAAAAGCAAGCTGCGAGTCTTTACACAAGAAAGATATTCATGAAATTCCAAGAGGAGTTAGTAGAGACTCTTGCAAATCCTGCTACAAAAGTTGATGATTCAGGAACTTTAACCACTTATCGAGTTGCCAAATTTGGggaaaaccaaacatctcaaATTGTCACTTTTAATTCTTTTGAGATGAAAGCTAGTTGCAGCTGCCAGCTGTTTGAATATTCAGGAATCATTTGCAGGCATATATTAGCAGTTTTCAGAGCTAAAAATGTGCTTACACTTCCATCTCATTATGTGTTGAAACGCTGGACAAGGAATGCAAAAACTGGTGTGCTGTTAGATGAACACTCGTCTGAATTGCCTAGTAGTTCTCGTGAGTCTACAACAATGCGTTACAACAATTTGCGTCAAGAAGCAACCAAATATGTGGAAGAAGGTTCAAAATCAATCCAAACATATCATGTTGCAATGAAAGCTTTGCAAGAAGCTACCAAGAAGGTTTCTACCCTAAAAAATAAGAGTACTGGAACGGCAGAGGGGCCATCAATAGCCAATGGAGGCAGGAGTGAGTTGCTTACAGGAGATGAAGATGTACCAAGCTACCAATCTGTG GGCTCTTCTAAGGTTCTATTGAGAGGAACTCTTGAGCGTGATGGACTCTACAAATTTCATAGCATTCCTCTTCCCAAGGCTATTACTCATTCCCCTCAAGTCCTCACTGCCATGCATAATGTCTCTATGTCAAACTCTAGCTTACATTCTGATTTGAATTTCAGTAATATGCCATGTATTAATGATGCTGCTACTGCATCGCATTTTCAGCCATCTTATTCTTTGTATCACCTATGGCATCGTAGGTTAGGTCACCCTCATCACGAGGTTCTCGAGAATTTTCTTCATCTATGTAATGTGCACATTTCTAATAATAACTCGACAAATTTCTGTTCTGCCTGTTGTCTGAGTAAATCTCACAGATTACCGTCTACTGCATCCACTACAATTTACAATAATCCGCTTGAATTAATTTTCTGTGATTTGCGGGGTCCTGCCCCGGTTGAATCCTCTCGTGGCTATTCTTATTTCCTAACTATTGTAGATGCTTACACTTGTTATACTTGGATTTACTCGCTCAAACTAAAGTCTCAAACTCTTACcacattttttcaatttaaatctATGGTTGAACTTCAACTAAATCAAAAACTTAAATATGTTCAAACTGATGGTTGGGGGTTGAGTTTCGTCcccttacaatttttttaa
- the LOC101501873 gene encoding protein FAR1-RELATED SEQUENCE 9 isoform X3, with protein MSITRQRTVGGGSHHVLDYLKRMQAENPAFFYAVQGDIDHVGGNIFWADATSRMNYSYFGDAVILDTTYKINQYRVPFASFTGFNHHGQPVLFGCALIFNESESSYIWLLRTWLHTMSGRHPVSITTDFDPIIQVAVAQVLPPTRHRFSKWSIFKENRGKLAHLCQSHPTFETEFRKCVHESETIDEFESCWHSLLERYYVMDNEWLQSMYNARQHWVPVYLRDSFFGEMSLNDGNECLNFFFDGYVNASTTLQLLVRQYENAVSTWHERELKADYETTNSSPVLKTPSPMEKQAASLYTRKIFMKFQEELVETLANPATKVDDSGTLTTYRVAKFGENQTSQIVTFNSFEMKASCSCQLFEYSGIICRHILAVFRAKNVLTLPSHYVLKRWTRNAKTGVLLDEHSSELPSSSRESTTMRYNNLRQEATKYVEEGSKSIQTYHVAMKALQEATKKVSTLKNKSTGTAEGPSIANGGRSELLTGDEDVPSYQSVVI; from the exons ATGAGCATCACTCGACAGCGAACCGTTGGTGGCGGAAGTCATCATGTATTGGACTATCTGAAGCGCATGCAAGCAGAGAATCCTGCTTTCTTTTATGCAGTCCAGGGTGACATTGATCACGTGGGTGGGAATATATTTTGGGCTGATGCAACTTCTAGGATGAACTACTCTTATTTTGGGGATGCTGTTATATTGGACACAACCTATAAGATTAACCAGTATCGGGTACCATTTGCCTCTTTCACTGGCTTTAATCATCATGGGCAACCTGTTTTATTTGGTTGTGCATTGATTTTCAATGAATCTGAGTCCTCATATATATGGCTGCTTAGAACTTGGCTTCATACTATGTCTGGACGCCACCCTGTCTCCATTACAACAGACTTCGATCCAATCATTCAAGTTGCCGTTGCCCAAGTTCTTCCTCCAACTCGCCATCGGTTCTCTAAATGGAGCATATTCAAAGAAAACCGAGGAAAATTGGCTCATTTATGCCAATCACATCCTACTTTCGAAACTGAATTCAGGAAATGTGTTCACGAGAGTGAGACTATTGATGAATTTGAGTCTTGTTGGCACTCACTATTGGAAAGATACTATGTCATGGATAATGAATGGCTTCAGTCAATGTACAATGCGCGGCAACATTGGGTCCCTGTCTACTTGCGGGACAGTTTTTTTGGAGAGATGTCTTTAAATGATGGAAATGAATGTTTAAACTTTTTCTTTGATGGATATGTGAACGCATCCACCACTTTACAGTTGTTGGTTAGACAATATGAGAACGCCGTATCAACTTGGCATGAAAGAGAACTAAAAGCAGATTACGAAACTACCAATAGTAGCCCAGTTTTAAAAACACCATCTCCTATGGAAAAGCAAGCTGCGAGTCTTTACACAAGAAAGATATTCATGAAATTCCAAGAGGAGTTAGTAGAGACTCTTGCAAATCCTGCTACAAAAGTTGATGATTCAGGAACTTTAACCACTTATCGAGTTGCCAAATTTGGggaaaaccaaacatctcaaATTGTCACTTTTAATTCTTTTGAGATGAAAGCTAGTTGCAGCTGCCAGCTGTTTGAATATTCAGGAATCATTTGCAGGCATATATTAGCAGTTTTCAGAGCTAAAAATGTGCTTACACTTCCATCTCATTATGTGTTGAAACGCTGGACAAGGAATGCAAAAACTGGTGTGCTGTTAGATGAACACTCGTCTGAATTGCCTAGTAGTTCTCGTGAGTCTACAACAATGCGTTACAACAATTTGCGTCAAGAAGCAACCAAATATGTGGAAGAAGGTTCAAAATCAATCCAAACATATCATGTTGCAATGAAAGCTTTGCAAGAAGCTACCAAGAAGGTTTCTACCCTAAAAAATAAGAGTACTGGAACGGCAGAGGGGCCATCAATAGCCAATGGAGGCAGGAGTGAGTTGCTTACAGGAGATGAAGATGTACCAAGCTACCAATCTGTG GTCATCTAA
- the LOC101501873 gene encoding protein FAR1-RELATED SEQUENCE 9 isoform X2 — protein sequence MSITRQRTVGGGSHHVLDYLKRMQAENPAFFYAVQGDIDHVGGNIFWADATSRMNYSYFGDAVILDTTYKINQYRVPFASFTGFNHHGQPVLFGCALIFNESESSYIWLLRTWLHTMSGRHPVSITTDFDPIIQVAVAQVLPPTRHRFSKWSIFKENRGKLAHLCQSHPTFETEFRKCVHESETIDEFESCWHSLLERYYVMDNEWLQSMYNARQHWVPVYLRDSFFGEMSLNDGNECLNFFFDGYVNASTTLQLLVRQYENAVSTWHERELKADYETTNSSPVLKTPSPMEKQAASLYTRKIFMKFQEELVETLANPATKVDDSGTLTTYRVAKFGENQTSQIVTFNSFEMKASCSCQLFEYSGIICRHILAVFRAKNVLTLPSHYVLKRWTRNAKTGVLLDEHSSELPSSSRESTTMRYNNLRQEATKYVEEGSKSIQTYHVAMKALQEATKKVSTLKNKSTGTAEGPSIANGGRSELLTGDEDVPSYQSVAEKQKKIRELTAELETTNQRCEVYRANLLAVLRDMEEQKLKLSVKVQNARLSLKE from the exons ATGAGCATCACTCGACAGCGAACCGTTGGTGGCGGAAGTCATCATGTATTGGACTATCTGAAGCGCATGCAAGCAGAGAATCCTGCTTTCTTTTATGCAGTCCAGGGTGACATTGATCACGTGGGTGGGAATATATTTTGGGCTGATGCAACTTCTAGGATGAACTACTCTTATTTTGGGGATGCTGTTATATTGGACACAACCTATAAGATTAACCAGTATCGGGTACCATTTGCCTCTTTCACTGGCTTTAATCATCATGGGCAACCTGTTTTATTTGGTTGTGCATTGATTTTCAATGAATCTGAGTCCTCATATATATGGCTGCTTAGAACTTGGCTTCATACTATGTCTGGACGCCACCCTGTCTCCATTACAACAGACTTCGATCCAATCATTCAAGTTGCCGTTGCCCAAGTTCTTCCTCCAACTCGCCATCGGTTCTCTAAATGGAGCATATTCAAAGAAAACCGAGGAAAATTGGCTCATTTATGCCAATCACATCCTACTTTCGAAACTGAATTCAGGAAATGTGTTCACGAGAGTGAGACTATTGATGAATTTGAGTCTTGTTGGCACTCACTATTGGAAAGATACTATGTCATGGATAATGAATGGCTTCAGTCAATGTACAATGCGCGGCAACATTGGGTCCCTGTCTACTTGCGGGACAGTTTTTTTGGAGAGATGTCTTTAAATGATGGAAATGAATGTTTAAACTTTTTCTTTGATGGATATGTGAACGCATCCACCACTTTACAGTTGTTGGTTAGACAATATGAGAACGCCGTATCAACTTGGCATGAAAGAGAACTAAAAGCAGATTACGAAACTACCAATAGTAGCCCAGTTTTAAAAACACCATCTCCTATGGAAAAGCAAGCTGCGAGTCTTTACACAAGAAAGATATTCATGAAATTCCAAGAGGAGTTAGTAGAGACTCTTGCAAATCCTGCTACAAAAGTTGATGATTCAGGAACTTTAACCACTTATCGAGTTGCCAAATTTGGggaaaaccaaacatctcaaATTGTCACTTTTAATTCTTTTGAGATGAAAGCTAGTTGCAGCTGCCAGCTGTTTGAATATTCAGGAATCATTTGCAGGCATATATTAGCAGTTTTCAGAGCTAAAAATGTGCTTACACTTCCATCTCATTATGTGTTGAAACGCTGGACAAGGAATGCAAAAACTGGTGTGCTGTTAGATGAACACTCGTCTGAATTGCCTAGTAGTTCTCGTGAGTCTACAACAATGCGTTACAACAATTTGCGTCAAGAAGCAACCAAATATGTGGAAGAAGGTTCAAAATCAATCCAAACATATCATGTTGCAATGAAAGCTTTGCAAGAAGCTACCAAGAAGGTTTCTACCCTAAAAAATAAGAGTACTGGAACGGCAGAGGGGCCATCAATAGCCAATGGAGGCAGGAGTGAGTTGCTTACAGGAGATGAAGATGTACCAAGCTACCAATCTGTG GCGGAGAAGCAAAAGAAAATCCGAGAGCTGACTGCCGAGTTAGAGACCACAAATCAACGATGTGAAGTTTATAGGGCAAACTTGTTGGCAGTGCTAAGAGATATGGAGGAACAGAAGTTAAAGCTGTCAGTGAAGGTCCAAAATGCAAGACTTAGTTTGAAAGAGTGA